A portion of the Enterobacter sp. SA187 genome contains these proteins:
- the tssB gene encoding type VI secretion system contractile sheath small subunit, with protein sequence MSNNSFQSEIPKARVNIKLDVHTGGAQKKVELPLKLVVMGDYSNGKEERPLSEREKVNINKINFNSVLADFSPSLSLTVENTLAGNGTEESVHLSFKEMKDFEPEQVARQIPQLRAMLAMRNLLRDLKSNLLDNVTFRKELESILKDPTLSNELREELNALAPNEA encoded by the coding sequence GTGTCAAATAATTCGTTTCAATCGGAAATACCTAAAGCGCGCGTCAATATTAAACTTGATGTCCACACCGGCGGTGCGCAAAAAAAAGTTGAACTGCCGCTCAAGCTGGTCGTGATGGGGGATTACAGTAACGGTAAAGAAGAACGCCCACTTTCTGAACGTGAAAAAGTAAACATCAACAAAATTAATTTCAACAGTGTTCTTGCCGATTTCTCTCCTTCTCTTAGCCTGACTGTAGAAAATACCCTTGCAGGTAACGGAACTGAAGAAAGCGTTCATCTCTCCTTTAAAGAAATGAAGGATTTTGAACCAGAACAAGTGGCACGGCAGATCCCCCAACTTCGCGCCATGTTGGCTATGCGTAACCTTTTGCGCGATTTGAAATCTAATCTGCTTGATAACGTTACCTTCCGTAAAGAACTCGAAAGCATTCTGAAAGATCCCACGTTAAGTAATGAGCTACGTGAAGAACTGAATGCCCTGGCGCCAAATGAGGCGTAA
- the tssC gene encoding type VI secretion system contractile sheath large subunit — translation MLMSVNTENASVAQTTVLERPEGGGVYASLFEKINLTPVSELNDLNNYQDGSALADVTADQRVTAAVQVFLERLKQSGQTVERLDKALLDHHIAELDFQISRQLDVVMHHEGFQQVEAAWRGLKSLVDRTDFRQNVKIEVLDISKDDLRQDFEDSPEIVQTGLYYHTYIQEYDTPGGEPIGAIISNYEFDASAQDVALLRNISKISAAAHMPFIGSVGPAFFLKKSMEDVAAIKDIGNYFDRAEYIKWKAFRESDDARYIGLTMPRVLGRLPYGPDTVPVRSFNYVEEVKGPDHEKYLWTNASFAFAANMVKSFIKNGWCVQIRGPQAGGAVTDLPIHLYDLGTGNQVKIPSEVMIPETREFEFANLGFIPLSYYKNRDYSCFFSANSAQKPALYDTADATANSRINARLPYIFLLSRIAHYLKMIQRENIGTTKDRRLLELELNTWVRGLVTEMTDPGDDLQASHPLRDAKVVVEDIEDNPGFFRVKLYAIPHFQVEGMDVNLSLVSQMPKAKA, via the coding sequence ATGCTTATGTCAGTCAATACCGAAAATGCTTCAGTTGCTCAGACTACCGTACTTGAGCGTCCTGAAGGTGGCGGGGTATATGCTTCCCTGTTTGAAAAGATCAATCTTACACCTGTTTCTGAACTGAACGACCTGAACAACTATCAGGATGGTTCAGCTCTTGCCGATGTAACTGCAGATCAACGTGTAACGGCCGCTGTTCAGGTATTTTTGGAGCGTCTGAAACAGTCTGGTCAGACTGTTGAAAGACTGGATAAGGCTTTGCTGGATCATCACATTGCCGAGCTCGATTTCCAGATAAGTCGCCAACTTGATGTTGTCATGCATCATGAAGGTTTCCAGCAGGTGGAAGCAGCATGGCGTGGCCTAAAGTCACTTGTTGATCGTACCGATTTTCGTCAAAACGTAAAAATTGAAGTGTTAGATATTTCCAAAGATGATCTTCGCCAGGATTTTGAGGATTCACCGGAAATTGTCCAGACGGGTCTCTATTATCATACTTATATTCAGGAATATGATACGCCAGGTGGAGAGCCTATAGGTGCGATCATTTCAAACTATGAGTTTGATGCCTCTGCACAAGATGTCGCGCTATTACGCAATATTTCTAAAATCTCTGCTGCAGCCCACATGCCCTTTATCGGTTCAGTTGGCCCGGCGTTCTTCCTGAAAAAATCGATGGAGGATGTAGCTGCTATAAAAGATATTGGAAATTATTTTGATCGTGCAGAATATATTAAATGGAAAGCATTCCGTGAATCAGATGATGCCCGCTATATAGGTCTGACAATGCCTCGAGTGCTCGGCCGCTTGCCTTATGGACCGGATACTGTACCGGTACGTAGCTTTAATTATGTTGAAGAAGTGAAAGGCCCCGATCACGAAAAATATCTGTGGACAAATGCTTCATTCGCCTTTGCTGCAAATATGGTGAAAAGTTTCATTAAAAATGGCTGGTGTGTTCAAATCCGTGGCCCTCAGGCGGGGGGAGCAGTAACAGATCTCCCTATTCATTTGTATGATCTTGGCACCGGCAATCAGGTAAAAATCCCTTCTGAAGTCATGATTCCGGAAACCCGCGAATTTGAATTTGCTAACCTGGGCTTTATCCCGCTGTCCTATTATAAAAACCGCGACTATTCTTGCTTCTTCTCTGCAAACTCGGCTCAGAAACCTGCATTGTACGATACTGCTGATGCGACTGCTAATAGCCGCATAAATGCCCGTCTACCGTATATTTTCCTGCTTTCCCGAATTGCACATTATTTGAAAATGATTCAGCGAGAAAATATAGGTACCACCAAAGATCGTCGCTTACTTGAATTGGAATTGAATACCTGGGTGCGTGGTCTGGTTACCGAAATGACCGATCCGGGTGATGACCTGCAGGCATCTCATCCACTACGTGATGCGAAGGTTGTTGTTGAAGATATTGAAGATAATCCCGGTTTCTTCCGCGTGAAATTATACGCCATACCTCATTTCCAGGTGGAAGGTATGGACGTTAACCTGTCGCTGGTTTCGCAGATGCCTAAGGCGAAAGCGTAA
- a CDS encoding NAD(P)/FAD-dependent oxidoreductase: MERFDAIVIGAGAAGMFCAAQAGQAGKRVLLLDNGKKPGRKILMSGGGRCNFTNLYVEPAAYLSQNPHFCKSALARYTQWDFIDLVGRHGIAWHEKTLGQLFCDDSAQQIVDMLVAECTAGKVVMRLRTEVLEVARDDDGYTLTLNGDTVSADKLVIASGGLSMPGLGATPFGYKIAEQFGLKVLPTRAGLVPFTLHKPLLEQLQTLSGVSVPAVIEAEDGTVFRENLLFTHRGLSGPAILQISSYWQPGEFVTINLLPECDPESVLNEQRAGHPNQSLKNTLAMHLPKRLVECLQSLGQIPDVTLKQLNPRDQQALIETLTRWRVQPNGTEGYRTAEVTLGGVDTHELSSRTMEARNVPGLYFIGEVMDVTGWLGGYNFQWAWASAWACAQALSDK; this comes from the coding sequence GTGGAAAGGTTTGATGCCATCGTAATTGGCGCCGGAGCGGCCGGAATGTTTTGCGCCGCGCAGGCCGGACAGGCAGGTAAACGCGTCCTGTTACTCGATAACGGTAAAAAACCGGGCCGTAAGATCCTGATGTCTGGCGGGGGCCGCTGTAACTTTACTAACCTTTATGTCGAGCCTGCGGCTTATCTGAGCCAGAACCCGCATTTTTGTAAATCTGCCCTCGCACGTTATACCCAGTGGGATTTTATCGATCTGGTCGGCAGACACGGTATCGCGTGGCATGAAAAGACCCTCGGACAGCTGTTCTGCGACGACTCCGCCCAGCAGATCGTTGATATGCTGGTGGCGGAATGTACAGCGGGAAAAGTAGTGATGCGGCTGCGCACTGAAGTGCTTGAAGTGGCCCGCGATGACGACGGTTATACGCTGACGCTGAACGGCGATACCGTCAGCGCCGACAAACTGGTGATCGCCAGCGGCGGCCTTTCCATGCCGGGCCTGGGCGCTACGCCCTTCGGCTATAAAATTGCCGAACAGTTTGGCCTGAAGGTGCTGCCGACACGGGCAGGCCTGGTGCCTTTCACGTTGCATAAACCATTACTGGAGCAGTTACAAACGCTTTCCGGCGTGTCGGTGCCCGCGGTGATCGAGGCGGAAGACGGCACGGTATTCCGTGAAAACCTGCTCTTCACCCATCGCGGTCTGTCCGGCCCGGCGATCCTGCAAATTTCCAGCTACTGGCAGCCGGGTGAATTCGTCACCATTAATTTGCTGCCGGAATGCGATCCTGAAAGCGTCCTCAATGAGCAGCGGGCGGGACATCCGAACCAGAGCCTGAAAAACACGCTGGCGATGCACCTGCCGAAGCGCCTTGTGGAGTGCTTACAGTCGCTGGGACAGATCCCGGATGTGACCCTGAAACAGCTTAACCCACGCGACCAGCAGGCGCTTATTGAAACGCTGACCCGGTGGCGGGTGCAGCCAAACGGTACCGAAGGCTACCGCACGGCGGAAGTGACCCTTGGCGGCGTGGATACCCATGAGCTGTCGTCACGCACCATGGAAGCGCGTAATGTGCCTGGACTGTATTTTATTGGCGAGGTGATGGATGTCACCGGCTGGCTGGGCGGCTATAACTTCCAGTGGGCCTGGGCCAGCGCCTGGGCGTGTGCGCAGGCACTCAGCGATAAATAA
- a CDS encoding methyl-accepting chemotaxis protein translates to MLWKTTQGRFSLLLVGFFFILVLVTFFVIKHFVSPQIVATETELVRHTVALQSNAIKEQMNRVKAQQKTITELVGTLDSAQIDQLLPNLVNQYGDQNVFGGGIWPLPRLRDPEREKFSTFFARDAGGVLQVNTVWNQPEADKYWEQAWYKDGLNAAKGECAWARAYQDAASPQPRTNCAMAIWRDGKPWGVATIDVTLGFFNQLAADMSKAVEGNVLIIEQDGKIVGNGASTEGGKALNNLRDLNLPSSQALLSLLNTGQQKSYEGKYSGSDGEHALFVLPIEGSPWFLAVDLPASKLEQASNSILTKLTIVQLTLGIVLILVLMIFVRNIFRNVSLLNNNIQALSRGGADLTQRLTESKSPEFNAIIQNFNAFITYLQELMQQVGQSAQAISSASRQIAGGNRDLSARTEDQSSSIVETAASMEELTSTVRQNADNAQAANKLSSQVSGAAREGASVVNEVVSTMSRINDSSVKIVDIISVIDGISFQTNILALNAAVEAARAGENGRGFAVVAGEVRSLAQRSATSAQEIKKLIEESVANIEQGGSLVRQAGVTMNGLVEKVESVTTLISEISSASNEQSKGIDQINMAINQLDSTTQQNAALVQEVAAAAQSMEEQTVQLEKIVTSFKI, encoded by the coding sequence ATGCTATGGAAAACCACCCAGGGTCGTTTTAGCCTGCTTCTTGTTGGATTTTTCTTTATTTTAGTGCTGGTTACGTTTTTCGTGATTAAGCATTTTGTCTCGCCGCAAATTGTCGCCACGGAAACGGAACTGGTTCGTCATACCGTTGCCCTGCAAAGTAACGCTATTAAAGAACAAATGAACCGCGTGAAAGCGCAGCAAAAAACGATCACTGAACTTGTCGGCACCCTCGACAGTGCGCAGATCGATCAACTGCTGCCAAATTTGGTAAACCAGTATGGCGATCAGAATGTGTTCGGCGGCGGTATCTGGCCATTACCCCGTCTGCGCGATCCTGAGCGCGAGAAGTTCAGCACCTTCTTTGCCCGCGACGCTGGTGGAGTACTGCAGGTCAATACCGTGTGGAACCAGCCGGAAGCAGATAAATACTGGGAGCAGGCCTGGTATAAAGACGGCCTGAACGCCGCCAAAGGCGAATGTGCCTGGGCGCGTGCTTATCAGGATGCTGCCAGCCCACAGCCGCGGACCAACTGCGCCATGGCGATATGGCGTGATGGTAAACCCTGGGGCGTGGCGACCATTGACGTGACGCTCGGCTTTTTCAATCAGCTGGCCGCAGACATGAGTAAAGCGGTTGAGGGTAACGTTCTGATTATTGAGCAGGACGGAAAAATCGTCGGTAATGGCGCTTCCACAGAAGGCGGCAAGGCGCTGAATAATTTACGTGACCTTAATCTGCCATCTTCTCAGGCATTATTGTCGCTGCTGAATACCGGCCAACAAAAGTCTTATGAAGGAAAGTATTCTGGATCGGACGGTGAGCACGCGTTATTTGTGCTGCCCATTGAAGGCAGCCCCTGGTTCCTGGCCGTCGATCTGCCAGCCAGTAAGCTGGAGCAGGCATCGAATTCTATTCTGACCAAATTAACTATTGTTCAGTTAACGCTGGGGATCGTCTTAATCCTCGTCTTAATGATTTTTGTGCGCAATATTTTCAGAAACGTCAGCCTGTTAAATAACAATATCCAGGCACTGTCCAGAGGTGGCGCTGACCTGACCCAACGCTTAACCGAGAGTAAAAGCCCGGAATTTAACGCTATCATTCAGAACTTCAATGCCTTTATTACCTATTTGCAGGAATTAATGCAGCAGGTCGGGCAAAGCGCGCAGGCGATCTCTTCGGCATCGCGCCAGATCGCTGGCGGCAACCGCGATCTGTCAGCCCGTACCGAAGATCAGTCATCGTCGATTGTGGAAACCGCAGCCTCGATGGAAGAGCTGACCAGCACGGTACGCCAGAACGCCGATAACGCGCAGGCAGCAAATAAGCTCTCCAGCCAGGTATCGGGCGCCGCGCGGGAAGGGGCCTCGGTGGTGAACGAGGTGGTCAGCACGATGAGCAGAATTAATGACTCATCCGTGAAGATTGTCGACATCATCAGCGTCATTGACGGTATTTCGTTCCAGACCAATATCCTGGCGCTCAACGCGGCGGTTGAAGCGGCGCGTGCCGGTGAAAACGGACGCGGCTTCGCGGTGGTCGCGGGGGAAGTGCGCTCCCTGGCACAGCGCAGCGCCACCTCGGCGCAGGAGATCAAAAAGCTGATCGAAGAGTCCGTTGCGAATATCGAGCAGGGCGGAAGTCTGGTCAGGCAGGCCGGCGTCACCATGAACGGCCTGGTGGAAAAAGTGGAAAGCGTAACCACCTTAATCTCTGAGATCAGCTCGGCGAGCAACGAGCAAAGTAAGGGTATCGATCAGATTAATATGGCGATTAACCAGCTCGACAGCACCACCCAGCAAAACGCGGCGCTGGTGCAGGAAGTAGCTGCGGCAGCGCAATCCATGGAAGAACAGACCGTTCAGCTGGAAAAAATCGTTACCAGCTTTAAAATCTAA